A genomic region of Chlorobaculum parvum NCIB 8327 contains the following coding sequences:
- a CDS encoding MacB family efflux pump subunit gives MIEVVDITKSYTIGESSVHALQGVSLTIAQGEFVAIMGASGSGKSTLMHILGMLDVPDSGQYRLMGKDVGKLNGDELATLRNNVAGFVFQQFHLLGRMSTIDNVMLPCIYSDERRDFRSDALARLEMVGLGHRADHRPNQMSGGEQQRVAIARALIRDPMLIFADEPTGNLDTKNSHEIMRILTELHQQGKTIIMVTHEHDIAAYADRVITMQDGKIIDDRKKEDAGRRSEVSGEPMKLDHQPLFKPSRMLGFVKQAFRSIAANKIRTLLSVLGILVGVASVIAMMALGSGARASMEERLKSMGSNLLSVRGGSAKIRGSAQGSGTFTRFTRQDVEAIAEFSPLVRYASGYVTGTAQMVYLNRNWSSTVEGVGIEYGKMRSTIPTIGRWFTSDEIRSRRKVAIIGTTVASELFGNDDPVGQTIKINRINFRVIGILPPKGFAGHRDQDDAVLVPVTTAMHRLLGRDYLNSIYVEVTSADRLDAAKEAIDALVRKRHKLQPNDEDSFYIRDMTEFQQMLSATTETMSMLLGSIAAISLVVGGIGIMNIMLVSVTERTREIGLRKAIGARRGDIMLQFLIESVGMTLTGGLIGIAVGVGVSVMLSTFAGWAVQTSIFSVVLATGFSVLIGLFFGLWPAKKAAGLKPVEALRYE, from the coding sequence ATGATCGAGGTCGTTGACATCACCAAAAGCTACACGATCGGCGAAAGCTCGGTTCATGCGCTGCAGGGGGTAAGTCTCACCATCGCGCAGGGCGAGTTCGTGGCGATCATGGGAGCGTCCGGATCAGGCAAGTCCACGCTGATGCACATCCTCGGCATGCTCGATGTGCCCGACAGCGGCCAGTACCGCCTGATGGGCAAGGATGTCGGCAAGCTGAACGGTGATGAACTGGCCACACTCCGCAACAATGTGGCGGGGTTCGTGTTCCAGCAGTTCCACCTGCTTGGCCGGATGAGCACGATCGACAACGTGATGCTGCCCTGCATCTACAGTGACGAACGAAGGGATTTCCGAAGCGATGCCCTTGCCCGGCTCGAAATGGTCGGCCTGGGGCACCGGGCGGATCATCGCCCGAACCAGATGTCCGGCGGCGAGCAGCAGCGGGTGGCCATTGCCAGGGCGCTGATTCGCGATCCGATGCTCATCTTTGCCGACGAGCCGACCGGCAATCTCGATACGAAGAACTCGCACGAGATCATGCGGATTCTCACCGAGCTGCATCAGCAGGGCAAAACCATCATCATGGTGACCCATGAGCATGACATTGCCGCCTATGCCGATCGCGTCATCACCATGCAGGACGGAAAGATTATCGATGATCGAAAAAAAGAGGATGCGGGCCGACGAAGCGAAGTTTCCGGCGAACCGATGAAACTCGATCACCAGCCGCTGTTCAAGCCGTCGCGGATGCTCGGATTTGTGAAGCAGGCGTTTCGTTCGATTGCGGCAAACAAGATCAGGACGCTGCTTTCGGTGCTTGGCATTCTGGTTGGCGTGGCGTCGGTGATCGCCATGATGGCCTTGGGATCGGGGGCTCGCGCTTCGATGGAGGAACGACTTAAATCGATGGGCTCGAATCTGCTCTCCGTCAGGGGCGGGTCAGCCAAGATTCGCGGTTCCGCCCAGGGCTCCGGCACCTTTACCCGCTTTACCAGGCAGGATGTCGAGGCCATTGCAGAGTTTTCGCCACTGGTCAGGTATGCTTCGGGCTATGTGACCGGGACGGCGCAGATGGTCTATCTGAACCGAAACTGGAGCAGTACGGTCGAGGGCGTGGGAATTGAATACGGCAAGATGCGTTCCACGATACCCACCATCGGCCGATGGTTTACCAGTGATGAAATCCGGTCGCGCAGGAAGGTTGCCATTATCGGCACCACGGTCGCTTCCGAGCTGTTCGGCAATGACGACCCCGTGGGCCAAACCATCAAGATCAACCGCATCAACTTCAGGGTGATCGGTATTCTTCCCCCCAAAGGATTTGCCGGTCATCGGGACCAGGACGATGCTGTGCTCGTTCCTGTAACTACCGCCATGCACCGGCTGCTTGGCCGGGACTATCTGAACAGCATCTATGTCGAAGTGACCAGCGCTGACAGGCTCGACGCGGCCAAAGAGGCGATCGACGCCCTTGTTCGCAAGCGACACAAACTTCAGCCGAATGACGAGGATTCATTCTACATCCGCGACATGACCGAGTTCCAGCAGATGCTCAGCGCCACGACCGAGACGATGAGCATGCTGCTCGGCTCGATTGCGGCCATCTCGCTGGTGGTGGGTGGCATCGGCATCATGAACATCATGCTGGTTTCGGTGACGGAACGCACCCGCGAGATCGGCCTGCGCAAGGCCATCGGCGCGCGGCGGGGGGACATCATGCTCCAGTTCCTGATCGAGTCGGTCGGCATGACGCTCACCGGCGGCCTCATCGGCATCGCGGTCGGCGTGGGCGTGTCGGTGATGCTTTCGACCTTTGCCGGGTGGGCGGTGCAGACCTCGATTTTTTCTGTCGTACTGGCGACCGGATTTTCGGTGCTGATCGGTCTGTTTTTCGGATTGTGGCCAGCCAAAAAAGCCGCCGGACTCAAGCCGGTCGAGGCGCTACGCTATGAGTGA
- the gltB gene encoding glutamate synthase large subunit — MKAKHEGGLYDPQFEHDACGVGFVANIKGAKSHQIIRQGLQVLVNMKHRGATGYEKNTGDGAGIMLQIPDKFMRKVCAERNIELPAPGEYGVGMVFLPPDLTQRRAIEDICRQMVQAEGQKYLGLRKVPTDNSTLGQMARSQEPVVKQIFVGRGNDNMTELEFERKLYVIRRRIFKRVRFTSGLLGSGYFYASSFSSRTIVYKGMLNPEQVEEFYPELKDPDMESAIAMVHSRFSTNTFPSWDRAHPYRFLSHNGEINTLRGNVNWMKAREKNMQSSIFKGALEEIKPILLEEGSDSATLDNAFELLVMCGRSMAQAAMMVIPEPWSGNESMDPDKRAFYEYHSCLMEPWDGPASVVFTDGVQIGAVLDRNGLRPSRYYITSDDLVVMASEVGVLDIEPEKIIKKDRLQPGRMFLVDTKEGRIISDEEIKQSIASEKPYKEWIDRNVIELDALPERELMKNPDQDNYSITARQKAFGYTNEDITLQVRPMAQNAIERIGSMGNDTPLAVLSNRPRLLYDYFKQLFAQVTNPPIDSIREEIVTSTTVMLGTEGNLLEAEEINCRRLRVPHPILTNEDLEKIRGIDKPGFKAITLPIFYNVAEGGRGIQETMQDLYRQAEKAINHDGVNIIILSDKGELEHSRAPIPALMALAGFHQFLISAGLRTKVGLIVESGEPRTVHHFSMLIGYGAGAINPYLAFETISQQVAEGRITIDEKKAIKNYVKAIVKGVVKTMAKMGISTVQSYRGAQIFEAVGLNAEVVDAYFTKTPSRIEGIGLDTLAEEVRKRHEAAFPPGGNKVNRGLEAGGDRKWRHDGEYHLFNPETIHYLQHSCRTGDYELFKKYEKLIDEQSEHYCTIRGLMDIRFPGKPISIDEVEPVEEIVKRFKTGAMSYGSISKESHEALAIAMNRLGGKSNTGEGGEDPDRFTPDANGDSRMSAIKQVASGRFGVTSEYLTNAQEIQIKMAQGAKPGEGGQLPGTKVYPWVAKTRHSTPGVGLISPPPHHDIYSIEDLAQLIFDLKNANRAARINVKLVSTVGVGTIAAGVAKAHADVVLISGHDGGTGASPISSIMHAGMPWELGLAETHQTLMLNNLRSRIVVEVDGQLKTARDIVIAAMLGAEEFGFATTTLVVMGCIMMRCCQDDSCPVGIATQNPELRKNFKGKPEDVENFMRFIAQGVREYMAQLGIRTLNELVGRADLLATSRTIKHWKANGVDLSKMLHQVDTGDNDTPYCTIKQEHGIEESLDIKTLLAICEPAIKRGEKVSTTLPIKNINRVVGTIVGNEVTKAWGSKGLPDDTIHLKFMGSAGQSLGAFIPKGMTIELVGDANDYIGKGLSGGRMVVYPPKASTFVPEENIIVGNVAFYGATSGEAYIRGMAGERFCVRNSGMEAVVESVGDHGCEYMTGGKVIILGKTGRNFAAGMSGGVAYVYDVDGAFAGRCNQQMVSLSPVEESEELAWLRSKVERHVAETGSELGKSLLAEWPNASLRFVKVLPNDYQRAIDAMKEVEAQGLTGDEAVMAAFQKNVHDPSRVSGN; from the coding sequence ATGAAAGCAAAGCATGAAGGGGGACTGTACGATCCACAGTTCGAGCATGACGCCTGTGGTGTAGGATTTGTCGCCAACATCAAGGGTGCCAAGTCTCATCAGATTATCCGGCAGGGCTTGCAGGTTCTGGTGAACATGAAGCATCGTGGCGCTACCGGCTATGAAAAGAATACCGGTGACGGCGCCGGCATTATGCTGCAGATTCCCGACAAGTTCATGCGCAAAGTCTGCGCCGAGAGGAATATCGAACTTCCCGCTCCGGGCGAGTACGGCGTTGGTATGGTCTTTCTTCCGCCGGACCTCACGCAGCGTCGTGCTATCGAGGATATCTGTCGCCAGATGGTGCAGGCCGAAGGCCAGAAATATCTCGGCCTCCGCAAGGTGCCGACCGACAACTCTACGCTCGGCCAGATGGCTCGTTCACAAGAGCCGGTCGTGAAGCAGATTTTCGTGGGCCGTGGCAACGATAACATGACGGAGCTCGAGTTCGAGCGTAAACTCTACGTCATCCGTCGCCGTATTTTCAAGCGTGTCCGTTTTACCTCCGGCCTGCTCGGCAGCGGTTATTTCTACGCATCGAGCTTTTCGTCTCGCACGATTGTTTATAAAGGCATGCTCAATCCGGAGCAGGTCGAGGAGTTCTATCCCGAGCTGAAAGATCCGGACATGGAGAGCGCCATCGCGATGGTGCACTCCCGCTTCAGCACCAACACCTTCCCGAGCTGGGATCGCGCCCATCCGTATCGTTTCCTGAGCCACAATGGTGAAATCAACACACTCCGCGGCAACGTGAACTGGATGAAGGCTCGCGAAAAGAACATGCAGTCCTCCATCTTCAAGGGTGCACTCGAAGAGATCAAGCCGATTCTGCTCGAAGAGGGCAGCGACTCGGCTACGCTCGACAACGCCTTCGAGCTGCTGGTCATGTGTGGCCGTTCGATGGCCCAGGCAGCCATGATGGTCATTCCGGAACCGTGGTCGGGCAACGAATCGATGGATCCGGACAAGCGCGCATTTTACGAATATCACAGCTGCCTCATGGAGCCGTGGGATGGCCCTGCATCGGTGGTCTTCACCGATGGCGTCCAGATTGGTGCCGTGCTCGACCGTAACGGTCTGCGCCCGTCGCGCTACTACATCACCAGTGACGACCTGGTGGTGATGGCCTCCGAGGTCGGCGTGCTCGACATCGAACCTGAAAAGATTATCAAGAAGGATCGCCTCCAGCCGGGCCGAATGTTCCTGGTCGATACCAAAGAGGGACGCATCATTTCCGACGAGGAGATCAAGCAGAGCATCGCTTCCGAGAAGCCCTACAAGGAGTGGATCGACCGCAACGTCATCGAACTCGATGCGCTGCCGGAGCGGGAGCTGATGAAGAATCCGGATCAGGACAACTACAGCATCACCGCCCGTCAGAAGGCGTTCGGCTACACCAATGAGGACATCACCCTCCAGGTCAGGCCGATGGCCCAGAATGCCATCGAGCGCATTGGTTCGATGGGCAATGATACGCCGCTGGCCGTGCTTTCCAATCGCCCGAGGTTGCTGTACGATTATTTCAAACAGCTCTTCGCACAGGTGACCAATCCTCCGATCGACTCGATCCGCGAGGAGATCGTGACCTCCACGACGGTCATGCTCGGCACCGAGGGCAACCTGCTCGAAGCCGAGGAGATCAACTGCCGTCGCCTGAGGGTGCCGCATCCGATTCTCACCAACGAGGATCTCGAAAAAATTCGTGGCATTGACAAGCCCGGTTTCAAAGCGATCACCCTGCCGATTTTCTACAACGTCGCAGAGGGTGGTCGGGGGATCCAGGAGACCATGCAGGACTTGTACCGTCAGGCCGAAAAGGCGATCAATCATGACGGCGTCAACATTATTATTCTTTCCGACAAGGGCGAACTTGAGCATTCGCGCGCTCCGATTCCTGCGCTGATGGCGCTTGCCGGATTCCACCAGTTCCTGATCAGCGCTGGTCTCAGGACGAAAGTCGGTCTCATTGTCGAGTCGGGCGAGCCGCGTACGGTGCACCACTTCTCGATGCTGATCGGCTATGGCGCAGGGGCGATCAACCCCTACCTGGCGTTCGAAACCATCAGCCAGCAGGTGGCCGAAGGACGCATCACGATCGATGAGAAGAAGGCGATCAAGAACTACGTAAAGGCGATTGTCAAGGGCGTAGTCAAGACGATGGCCAAGATGGGCATCTCGACCGTGCAGAGCTATCGCGGTGCGCAGATCTTCGAAGCGGTCGGCCTGAACGCCGAAGTGGTCGATGCCTACTTCACCAAGACCCCTTCCCGCATCGAAGGTATCGGGCTCGACACGCTGGCCGAAGAGGTGCGCAAACGCCATGAAGCAGCTTTCCCGCCTGGCGGTAACAAGGTCAATCGCGGCCTGGAGGCTGGCGGCGACCGCAAGTGGCGTCACGACGGCGAGTACCACCTGTTCAATCCTGAGACGATTCACTACCTGCAGCACTCCTGCCGCACGGGCGATTACGAGCTGTTCAAGAAGTATGAAAAGCTCATCGACGAGCAGAGTGAGCACTACTGCACGATTCGTGGTCTGATGGATATCCGTTTCCCCGGCAAACCGATTTCAATCGATGAGGTCGAGCCGGTTGAGGAGATCGTCAAGCGCTTCAAAACGGGAGCCATGTCGTACGGTTCCATCAGCAAGGAATCGCACGAGGCGCTGGCCATTGCGATGAACCGCCTCGGCGGCAAGAGCAATACCGGCGAGGGTGGTGAGGATCCGGATCGTTTCACGCCGGACGCCAACGGCGACAGCCGTATGTCGGCCATCAAGCAGGTTGCATCTGGCCGCTTCGGTGTGACCAGCGAGTACCTGACCAATGCGCAGGAGATCCAGATCAAGATGGCGCAGGGCGCCAAGCCCGGAGAGGGCGGCCAGTTGCCCGGCACCAAGGTCTATCCGTGGGTTGCCAAGACCCGCCACTCTACCCCCGGCGTGGGGCTGATTTCGCCGCCGCCGCATCACGATATTTACTCGATCGAAGATTTGGCTCAGCTCATTTTCGATCTCAAGAACGCAAACCGCGCAGCTCGTATCAACGTCAAGCTGGTTTCGACGGTTGGTGTCGGCACTATCGCTGCAGGCGTTGCCAAAGCTCATGCCGACGTGGTGCTTATCAGCGGCCACGATGGCGGTACCGGTGCTTCACCGATCTCCAGCATCATGCACGCTGGTATGCCGTGGGAACTCGGCCTTGCTGAAACGCACCAGACCCTCATGCTCAACAACCTGCGCAGCAGAATTGTCGTCGAGGTTGACGGTCAGCTCAAGACTGCGCGTGACATTGTCATCGCAGCCATGCTCGGTGCCGAGGAGTTCGGTTTCGCTACCACGACGTTGGTGGTGATGGGCTGCATCATGATGCGCTGCTGCCAGGATGACTCCTGCCCGGTAGGCATCGCCACGCAGAACCCCGAGCTTCGCAAGAATTTCAAGGGCAAGCCAGAGGATGTTGAGAACTTCATGCGCTTCATTGCCCAGGGCGTGCGCGAGTACATGGCACAGCTTGGTATCCGTACGCTGAACGAGCTTGTCGGTCGCGCTGACCTGCTTGCCACCTCACGCACCATCAAGCACTGGAAAGCCAACGGTGTGGATCTGTCCAAGATGCTGCACCAGGTCGATACGGGCGACAACGATACGCCGTACTGCACCATCAAGCAGGAGCACGGCATCGAGGAGAGCCTCGACATCAAGACCCTCCTGGCGATCTGTGAACCGGCCATCAAGCGCGGTGAGAAGGTTTCGACCACGCTGCCGATCAAGAACATCAACCGCGTCGTCGGCACCATCGTCGGTAACGAGGTCACTAAAGCTTGGGGTAGCAAAGGACTTCCGGATGACACCATCCACCTGAAGTTCATGGGTTCGGCTGGCCAGAGTCTCGGCGCGTTCATTCCGAAAGGCATGACCATCGAGCTGGTTGGCGATGCGAACGACTACATCGGCAAGGGCCTGTCGGGTGGCCGGATGGTGGTCTATCCGCCGAAGGCATCGACTTTTGTGCCCGAGGAAAATATTATCGTCGGCAACGTGGCCTTCTACGGCGCGACCTCCGGTGAGGCCTACATTCGCGGCATGGCGGGCGAGCGTTTCTGCGTGCGCAACAGCGGCATGGAAGCGGTTGTCGAATCGGTCGGCGACCACGGCTGCGAGTACATGACCGGCGGCAAGGTGATCATTCTCGGCAAGACCGGCCGCAACTTCGCGGCGGGCATGTCCGGCGGTGTGGCCTATGTCTATGATGTTGACGGCGCTTTTGCCGGACGCTGCAACCAGCAGATGGTGAGCCTCTCGCCGGTCGAAGAGTCGGAAGAGCTTGCGTGGCTCAGGTCGAAAGTCGAGCGGCATGTGGCCGAAACCGGCAGTGAACTTGGCAAGAGCCTGCTCGCAGAGTGGCCGAACGCATCACTGCGTTTCGTCAAGGTGCTGCCCAACGACTACCAGCGCGCCATCGATGCAATGAAAGAGGTCGAAGCGCAGGGCCTGACCGGCGACGAAGCCGTCATGGCAGCTTTTCAGAAAAATGTGCATGATCCTTCCCGTGTGTCGGGGAACTAA
- the gpmA gene encoding 2,3-diphosphoglycerate-dependent phosphoglycerate mutase encodes MKKLVLLRHGESQWNRENRFTGWVDIDLSEKGREEAKAAGQLLKDEGFVFDMAYASVLKRAIRTLWTVLDQMDLMWIPVTKSWRLNERHYGALQGLNKTETAQRHGDEQVLIWRRSYDTPPPALDADDERHPSKDRRYAALTPEELPATECLKDTVARFLPYWHETIAPQIMDGKRVIITAHGNSLRALVKYLDNISDEDIVGLNIPTGIPLVYELDDDLKPIRSYYLGDQEELKKAQEAVAKQGKA; translated from the coding sequence ATGAAAAAACTTGTCCTGCTGAGGCACGGCGAAAGCCAGTGGAACAGGGAGAACCGTTTTACCGGCTGGGTTGATATTGATCTTTCGGAAAAAGGAAGGGAAGAGGCCAAAGCCGCCGGTCAGCTCCTGAAGGACGAGGGATTCGTGTTCGATATGGCCTACGCTTCGGTACTCAAACGCGCCATCAGGACGCTCTGGACGGTGCTCGACCAGATGGATCTGATGTGGATTCCCGTCACCAAGTCCTGGAGGTTAAACGAACGTCACTACGGTGCGCTTCAGGGGCTCAACAAGACTGAGACCGCTCAGCGCCACGGCGACGAGCAGGTGCTGATCTGGCGCCGCAGCTACGACACTCCGCCCCCGGCCCTCGATGCTGACGACGAACGTCATCCGAGCAAGGATCGCCGTTATGCTGCGCTCACTCCCGAGGAGCTTCCGGCTACCGAGTGCCTGAAAGACACTGTCGCGCGCTTCCTGCCTTACTGGCACGAAACCATCGCGCCGCAGATCATGGACGGCAAGCGTGTCATCATTACGGCCCACGGCAACTCGCTCCGTGCGCTGGTCAAATATCTCGACAATATTTCCGATGAGGATATCGTCGGCCTGAACATTCCGACTGGCATTCCGCTCGTGTACGAGCTTGACGACGATCTGAAGCCAATCCGGAGTTATTACTTGGGCGACCAGGAGGAGCTGAAGAAAGCCCAGGAAGCCGTGGCAAAGCAGGGCAAGGCCTGA
- a CDS encoding nucleoside deaminase has protein sequence MSDLNRCMELAFREAIKAYESKEVPVGAVVLDPNGLVIGRGYNQVETLSDATAHAEMIALTSAMATLDNKYLEGCTLAVTLEPCPMCAGAIVLSKISRVVFGAWDPKMGASGTVLNVTGCSALNHQPEVYGGIMEHKAESLLQDFFRGLRGR, from the coding sequence ATGTCTGATCTGAATCGCTGCATGGAACTGGCTTTTCGGGAAGCCATCAAGGCTTATGAAAGCAAAGAGGTGCCGGTCGGTGCGGTGGTGCTCGACCCGAACGGTTTGGTCATCGGCCGTGGCTACAATCAGGTGGAGACTCTTTCGGATGCCACCGCTCATGCCGAGATGATCGCGTTGACCTCGGCGATGGCCACGCTCGATAATAAATACCTCGAAGGGTGTACGCTTGCCGTCACGCTGGAGCCCTGCCCGATGTGCGCCGGTGCGATCGTGCTTTCCAAAATCAGTCGCGTGGTGTTCGGTGCCTGGGACCCGAAGATGGGCGCATCCGGCACCGTGCTCAACGTCACCGGCTGCAGCGCCCTTAACCACCAGCCCGAGGTGTACGGCGGTATCATGGAACACAAAGCCGAAAGCCTGTTGCAGGATTTTTTCCGGGGGTTAAGAGGGCGATAA
- a CDS encoding nitronate monooxygenase, whose product MNVNNFRFTLGGKEFVPIVIGGMGVNISTSELALSAERLGGIGHISDAEVMQVCDQIFGTTYTSDKRQRYASNFNNPDKSSVQFDLEQLAEAQKRFVDYTMSRKTGNGAIFMNCMEKLTMNNSAATLKVRLEAALNAGIDGITLAAGLNLRTLDLISDHERFRDVKLGIIISSVRALSIFLKRAIRLERLPDYIVVEGPLAGGHLGFSLDDWQSQSLQTIVAETIAFLKKENLDIPVIPAGGIFTGTDAVEYLQMGASAVQVATRFTIAQESGLPDKVKQHYINAQPEDVEVNTASTTGYPMRMLKQSPTLQYGIKPNCEGLGYLLDNSGKCPYIDDYYQALESRDPAEGRFVVKNHTCLCTGMARYDCWTCGQTVSRLKETTNRLPDGTWQLPTAEEIFNDYLLSENHSISKPAIEKEQ is encoded by the coding sequence ATGAACGTCAACAATTTCAGATTTACGCTCGGCGGAAAAGAGTTTGTCCCTATCGTGATCGGCGGCATGGGAGTCAACATCTCGACTTCGGAGCTTGCACTCTCGGCAGAACGGCTGGGCGGTATCGGCCATATTTCCGATGCCGAGGTCATGCAGGTTTGTGATCAGATTTTCGGAACCACCTACACCAGCGACAAACGCCAGAGGTACGCCTCGAACTTCAATAATCCGGACAAATCGAGCGTGCAGTTCGATCTGGAGCAGCTCGCCGAAGCGCAGAAGCGCTTCGTTGACTACACCATGAGCCGGAAAACGGGCAATGGGGCGATCTTCATGAACTGCATGGAGAAGCTCACGATGAACAACTCCGCTGCGACGCTCAAGGTGCGCCTGGAGGCTGCCCTGAACGCAGGCATCGACGGCATCACGCTCGCCGCCGGCCTGAACCTCAGAACCCTCGATCTTATCAGCGATCACGAACGGTTCCGTGACGTCAAGCTCGGAATCATCATCTCTTCGGTGCGGGCACTCTCGATTTTCCTGAAACGAGCCATCCGGCTTGAGCGGCTGCCGGACTATATTGTGGTCGAAGGGCCTCTTGCGGGTGGCCATCTCGGCTTCAGCCTGGACGACTGGCAGTCACAGAGTCTGCAAACCATCGTTGCTGAAACGATCGCCTTCCTGAAAAAAGAGAATCTCGATATTCCGGTCATTCCGGCAGGCGGCATCTTCACCGGTACCGACGCGGTGGAGTACCTGCAGATGGGCGCTTCGGCTGTTCAGGTGGCCACACGGTTCACCATCGCGCAGGAATCGGGACTTCCGGACAAGGTCAAACAGCACTATATCAATGCCCAGCCGGAAGATGTCGAGGTCAACACCGCTTCCACGACCGGCTACCCGATGCGCATGCTCAAGCAGTCACCCACGCTTCAGTACGGCATAAAGCCCAACTGCGAGGGACTCGGCTACCTGCTCGACAACTCGGGTAAATGCCCCTACATCGACGACTACTACCAGGCGCTCGAATCTAGAGACCCTGCCGAGGGCCGTTTCGTCGTCAAAAACCACACATGCCTCTGCACCGGTATGGCGCGCTATGACTGCTGGACCTGCGGGCAAACGGTCTCGCGCCTGAAAGAGACCACCAACCGCCTGCCCGATGGCACCTGGCAACTGCCCACAGCCGAGGAGATTTTCAACGATTACCTCCTGAGCGAAAACCACTCCATCAGCAAACCGGCTATCGAAAAGGAGCAGTGA
- the sucC gene encoding ADP-forming succinate--CoA ligase subunit beta, protein MNIHEYQGKGILKQFGVAVPKGIVAFSAEEAKQAAAELFEEQSSPVVVVKAQIHAGGRGKAGGVKLAKSPEEVYEIAQKMLGTTLVTHQTGPEGKEVRRLLIEEGMNIDKEFYLGITLDRATSCNVLMVSTEGGMEIEKVAEETPEKLLKIQVNPKYGLQGFQAREAALFLGMQGEQFRNGVKFIDALYKAYTTIDASLAEINPLVVTKEGRVLALDAKINFDDNAMYRHPDFHELRDITEEDPLEYEASKSNLNYVRLDGNVGCMVNGAGLAMGTMDLIQLAGGKPANFLDVGGGASPKTVEEGFKIILGDKNVKAILVNVFGGIVRCDRVAGGVIEAAKNIGLTVPVIVRLEGTNAKEAQKMLDESGLSLIAANGLRDAAEKVQKALASA, encoded by the coding sequence ATGAATATTCATGAGTATCAGGGCAAAGGCATCCTGAAACAGTTCGGTGTGGCCGTTCCCAAGGGCATAGTAGCATTTTCGGCTGAAGAAGCAAAACAGGCTGCGGCCGAGCTTTTCGAAGAGCAGTCAAGCCCCGTAGTGGTCGTCAAAGCGCAGATCCACGCAGGTGGGCGCGGCAAGGCCGGCGGCGTCAAGCTGGCCAAATCCCCCGAAGAGGTGTATGAAATTGCCCAGAAAATGCTCGGCACCACACTGGTAACCCACCAGACCGGCCCCGAAGGCAAGGAGGTCAGGAGACTGCTGATTGAAGAGGGCATGAACATCGACAAAGAGTTCTACCTCGGCATCACCCTCGATCGCGCTACGTCGTGCAACGTGCTGATGGTCTCGACCGAAGGTGGCATGGAGATCGAAAAGGTGGCCGAAGAGACCCCCGAAAAGCTCCTCAAAATTCAGGTCAATCCGAAGTACGGCCTGCAGGGCTTCCAGGCTCGTGAAGCGGCGCTCTTCCTCGGCATGCAGGGTGAGCAGTTCCGCAATGGCGTCAAGTTCATCGATGCGCTGTACAAAGCATACACTACCATCGACGCCTCGCTGGCAGAAATCAACCCGCTCGTGGTTACCAAAGAGGGACGCGTGCTGGCTCTCGACGCCAAGATCAACTTCGATGACAATGCCATGTACCGTCATCCGGATTTCCACGAACTGCGTGACATCACCGAAGAAGATCCGCTTGAGTACGAAGCATCGAAGTCGAACCTCAACTACGTGCGCCTCGACGGCAACGTCGGCTGCATGGTCAACGGTGCCGGCCTTGCCATGGGCACTATGGACCTCATCCAGCTTGCCGGCGGCAAACCGGCCAACTTCCTCGACGTAGGCGGTGGCGCCAGCCCCAAAACGGTTGAAGAGGGCTTCAAGATTATCCTCGGCGACAAAAACGTCAAGGCCATCCTTGTCAATGTCTTCGGTGGCATCGTGCGCTGCGACCGCGTTGCCGGAGGCGTCATCGAAGCTGCCAAGAATATTGGCCTGACAGTACCGGTCATCGTGCGCCTCGAAGGCACCAATGCCAAAGAGGCACAGAAAATGCTCGATGAATCTGGCCTCAGCCTCATCGCCGCCAACGGCCTGAGGGATGCCGCTGAAAAGGTGCAGAAAGCACTCGCCTCGGCCTGA